A single Xiphias gladius isolate SHS-SW01 ecotype Sanya breed wild chromosome 22, ASM1685928v1, whole genome shotgun sequence DNA region contains:
- the LOC120784743 gene encoding carcinoembryonic antigen-related cell adhesion molecule 5-like produces MSQEESLMDILFLLCMVSATFTGTAGQRVKVDPEVLSYPGQTVNLRCAFTDATGIQLTMVTWIYEPKDGERINIAVFHPNFDPNYPNSTVKGRVSFSPSPPNMVSPSIQINNVRMTDEGKYICEYATYPNGNEQGITYLIMLERVANVTVTANTTDLVEFSRSLSLSCSSSGSSLSFLWLNISSEVTASDRVQLTDGNSTLSIVNVTRDDQGPFRCHVFNRVSNGTSAPVNLSVSFGPENIILKLSPPQEYYEEGSNVSLSCSAVSRPSAEFQWFRNENLLSDTGPELRLMNLQESPSEKYSCQAFNNKTMRTQTSPFSVIPVLKRVANAKVTASSTDLLEFSSSVRLSCSSSGSSLSFLWLNISSEVTASDRVQLTDGNSTLTIVSVTRYDQGPFRCHVFNRVSNGTSAPMNLSINYGPENIMLTISPSREYFQEGLNIKLMCSAVSRPAVQFQWFLNRDLLSDTEPEIRLMNIQMSQSGNYSCQAFNNITMRNETSQPSIVSVLERIANASVKSSTNQTVEGTSVNFTCEAAGSVFTRKWMKDGSELIQTDDMILHNKNRMLSFQRLKKTDSGEYSCKISNPISSEEAKYIMVVNSERPSSFLAGSIAGIAIACCGIAGAGAGGVYYIHKKLKQTKKSPNRDTGTRTGDEGQNNAAYSGSQELNYADIRFFQNKDGGTVQLELQNNSSEYSQVRVNNRSPAGRRTSPPTYDVHMQRMTNPAPQFDVNGAQIYA; encoded by the exons ATGTCTCAGGAAGAGTCACTAATGgatatattatttttactttgtatgGTCTCCGCGACTTTTACAG GAACGGCAGGTCAGCGAGTGAAGGTGGACCCAGAGGTGTTGTCGTATCCCGGCCAGACAGTCAACCTACGCTGTGCCTTCACTGATGCCACTGGCATTCAGCTCACAATG GTCACGTGGATCTACGAGCCGAAGGATGGAGAAAGGATCAACATCGCTGTGTTTCACCCCAACTTTGATCCCAACTATCCCAACTCAACTGTGAAGGGCAGGGTCAGCTTCTCACCCAGTCCCCCAAACATGGTCAGCCCTTCCATTCAGATTAACAATGTTAGGATGACCGATGAGGGGAAGTACATCTGTGAATATGCTACCTACCCAAATGGCAACGAGCAGGGCATCACCTATCTGATCATGCTGG AGCGAGTTGCCAATGTAACAGTAACTGCCAACACCACAGACTTGGTAGAGTTCAGCAGATCCCTCAGTctgtcctgctcctcctctgggtcctccctctctttcctctggcTGAACATCAGCTCTGAGGTTACAGCCAGTGACAGAGTTCAGCTCACTGATGGAAACTCCACTCTCTCTATTGTCAATGTGACCCGCGATGACCAGGGACCATTCAGGTGTCATGTCTTCAATCGTGTCAGTAATGGCACCAGTGCTCCAGTAAACCTCTCCGTCAGCT TTGGCCcagaaaatatcattttgaAGCTGTCTCCACCACAAGAATACTATGAGGAAGGGTCAAACGTCAGCCTGTCCTGCTCAGCTGTCTCCAGACCCTCTGCTGAGTTTCAGTGGTTTCGGAATGAAAACCTGCTGTCTGATACTGGACCGGAGCTCAGACTGATGAACCTTCAGGAAAGTCCGAGTGAGAAATACAGCTGTCAGGCCTTTAACAACAAAACTATGAGAACTCAAACATCTCCATTTTCAGTCATCCCGGTCCTAA AGCGAGTTGCCAATGCAAAGGTAACTGCCAGCAGCACAGACTTGTTGGAGTTCAGCAGCTCTGTCCGTctgtcctgctcctcctctggatcctccctctctttcctctggcTGAACATCAGCTCTGAGGTTACAGCCAGTGACAGAGTTCAGCTCACTGATGGAAACTCCACTCTCACCATAGTTAGTGTGACCCGTTATGATCAGGGGCCATTCAGGTGTCATGTGTTCAATCGTGTCAGTAATGGCACCAGTGCTCCAATGAACCTCTCCATCAACT ATGGCCCAGAAAATATTATGTTGACAATATCTCCATCACGAGAATACTTTCAAGAAGGATTAAATATCAAGCTGATGTGCTCAGCTGTCTCAAGACCTGCTGTCCAGTTTCAGTGGTTTCTGAACAGAGACCTGCTGTCTGATACTGAACCAGAGATCAGACTGATGAACATTCAGATGAGTCAGAGTGGGAACTACAGCTGTCAGGCCTTTAACAACATAACTATGCGGAATGAAACATCTCAGCCCTCAATTGTCTCTGTACTGG AGAGAATAGCAAATGCCTCTGTCAAATCATCAACAAACCAAACAGTTGAGGGAACCTCTGTCAACTTCACCTGTGAGGCTGCTGGCTCTGTCTTTACCAGAAAGTGGATGAAGGATGGCTCAGAGCTGATCCAGACTGACGACATGATACTTCACAACAAGAACAGAATGTTGTCTTTTCAACGTctaaagaaaacagacagtggAGAGTATTCCTGTAAAATCAGCAACCCTATCAGCAGTGAAGAAGCTAAATACATCATGGTTGTTAACT ctgAACGACCTTCAAGTTTTTTGGCTGGTTCCATCGCTGGAATAGCAATCGCTTGTTGTGGCATTGCTGGAGCTGGTGCTGGTGGAGTGTACTACATTCATAAAAAATT aaaacagacaaaaaaatcccCTAATAGAGACACTGGCACAAGAACAG GAGATGAAGGCCAGAACAACGCAGCATACTCAGGAAGTCAG GAGCTGAACTATGCAGACATCAGGTTTTTCCAGAACAAAGATGGTGGGACAGTCCAGCTGGAGTTACAGAATAACTCATCAGAATACTCTCAGGTCCGAGTCAATAACAGGTCTCCTGCAGGCAGGAGGACCTCCCCTCCTACCTATGATGTCCACATGCAGCGAATGACGAATCCTGCTCCTCAGTTTGATGTTAATGGTGCACAAATTTATGCTTAG
- the LOC120783997 gene encoding carcinoembryonic antigen-related cell adhesion molecule 5-like, giving the protein METSVIPLIILGAISVVSHGAGVLPDSLTAAVGGTVMFTTTVTPPESPFLVVTWGFSDIHGGSSSIITSSNVNITGPAYTDRVTLFRSTGSLELSNLTISDIGEYTVTLIHTAGGHQRGICRLVLHTPVSNVTVTANTTDLVESSRSLSLSCSSSGSSLSFLWLNISSEVTASDRVQLTDGNSTLTIVNVTRYDQGPFRCHVFNPVSNGISDPVNLFIIFGPENIDLTLSPSQEYYDEGSDISLMCSAVSSPAALFQWFLNGDLLSDTGPELRLINLQMSQSGNYSCQAFNKITMKTQTSQPAVLTVLKSHISNVVISANTTDLVEFSSSVRLSCSSSGSSLSFLWLNISSEVTASDRVQLTDGNSTLTIVNVTRYDQGPFRCNVSNGVSNGISQSVNLVIQYGPDNVTVVGPKSVHVGDLTMLYCSTMSVPSSKFTWLFKGKATNGHEAVYVIQSSRHSEGGTYTCTAENTVTGQSQTAHHVLTVIDFSNCDCLAATGRTTIITAGCCLIIVAVIGIIVYCLVKRKRVNSTYPLHHKEKLRSKEKNSDVYNKITGTIENNFYSPPLRQK; this is encoded by the exons ATGGAAACATCTGTGATACCGTTGATCATCCTGGGAGCCATCTCCG TTGTAAGCCATGGAGCTGGTGTGCTACCAGACAGTCTTACTGCAGCTGTTGGAGGGACAGTGATGTTCACCACAACAGTGACTCCACCAGAATCACCATTCCTGGTTGTCACCTGGGGGTTTTCAGACATCCATGGTGGTAGTTCTAGTATAATAACCTCGagtaatgtaaacataactgGCCCAGCATATACAGACAGGGTTACCCTCTTCAGATCTActggatctctggagctcagtaATCTGACTATCAGCGACATTGGAGAATACACAGTCACCCTTATACACACTGCTGGAGGACATCAGAGAGGAATCTGCAGACTGGTGTTACACA CACCAGTCTCCAATGTAACAGTAACTGCCAACACCACAGACTTGGTAGAGTCCAGCAGATCCCTCAGTctgtcctgctcctcctctgggtcctccctctctttcctctggcTCAACATCAGCTCTGAGGTTACAGCCAGTGACAGAGTTCAGCTCACTGATGGAAACTCCACTCTCACCATAGTCAATGTGACCCGCTATGACCAGGGACCATTCAGGTGTCATGTGTTCAATCCTGTCAGTAATGGCATCAGTGATCCAGTAAACCTCTTCATCATCT TTGGCCCAGAAAATATTGATCTGACACTGTCTCCCTCACAAGAATACTATGATGAAGGGTCAGACATCAGCCTGATGTGCTCAGCTGTCTCCAGCCCTGCTGCTCTGTTTCAGTGGTTTCTGAATGGAGACCTGCTGTCTGATACTGGACCGGAGCTCAGACTGATCAACCTTCAGATGAGTCAGAGTGGGAACTACAGCTGTCAGGCCTTTAACAAAATAACTATGAAAACTCAAACATCTCAACCAGCAGTTTTAACTGTACTGAAAT CACATATCTCCAATGTGGTGATAAGTGCCAACACCACAGACTTGGTAGAGTTCAGCAGCTCTGTCCGTctgtcctgctcctcctctggatcctccctctctttcctctggcTCAACATCAGCTCTGAGGTTACAGCCAGTGACAGAGTTCAGCTCACTGATGGAAACTCCACTCTCACCATAGTCAATGTGACCCGCTATGACCAGGGACCATTCAGGTGCAACGTGTCGAATGGTGTCAGTAATGGAATCAGCCAATCAGTGAATCTTGTCATCCAGT ATGGACCTGACAATGTGACCGTCGTAGGACCCAAATCTGTGCATGTTGGAGATTTGACAATGCTCTACTGCTCCACTATGTCTGTTCCATCATCCAAGTTCACCTGGCTATTTAAAGGAAAGGCGACTAATGGTCATGAGGCTGTGTACGTCATACAATCGAGCCGACACTCTGAAGGTGGGACATACACCTGCACTGCTGAGAATACTGTCACAGGGCAGAGTCAAACAGCACACCATGTATTAACTGTCATAG atttctcAAACTGTGACTGCTTAGCTGCTACTGGAAGAACTACTATCATAACAGCTGGGTGTTGTCTCATTATTGTAGCAGTGATCGGAATAATTGTATATTGTCTGGTGAAGAGGAAAAG agtcAACAGCACTTATCCACTACATCACAAAG AAAAATTAAGGTCAAAGGAGAAGAATTCAGATGTGTATAATAAGATCACAGGAACAATAGAGAACAATTTTTATTCTCCTCCATTGAGG CAGAAATAA